The proteins below are encoded in one region of Microbacterium pygmaeum:
- a CDS encoding LemA family protein, whose protein sequence is MWEWLIPVLIVVALVVIVGIYLWATYNSLVQLNVRVDEAWSDITVQLKRRADLLPNLIEAVKGYAAHEKAVFENVTRARAETLGAGGPAEAGVAEGHMQQALKSLFAVAEAYPQLQASQNFLQLQQSIVDTEDKIQASRRFYNGGVRELNTKIKVFPNNLFARNLGFHEREFFEVVDGAAISEPPRVQF, encoded by the coding sequence ATGTGGGAATGGCTGATCCCGGTACTGATCGTCGTGGCGCTCGTCGTCATCGTCGGCATCTACCTGTGGGCGACGTACAACTCGCTCGTGCAACTCAACGTCCGCGTTGACGAGGCATGGAGCGACATCACCGTGCAGCTCAAGAGGCGGGCGGATCTGCTGCCGAACCTCATCGAGGCGGTGAAGGGGTACGCCGCACACGAGAAGGCGGTGTTCGAGAACGTCACCCGGGCCCGTGCCGAGACCCTCGGCGCCGGAGGCCCCGCCGAGGCGGGCGTGGCGGAAGGTCACATGCAGCAGGCCTTGAAGTCGCTGTTCGCGGTCGCCGAGGCCTATCCCCAGCTGCAGGCCAGCCAGAACTTCCTTCAGCTGCAGCAGTCGATCGTCGACACCGAGGACAAGATCCAGGCATCGCGCCGGTTCTACAACGGCGGTGTCCGCGAGCTCAACACCAAGATCAAGGTGTTCCCGAACAACCTCTTCGCGCGCAACCTCGGCTTCCACGAGCGCGAGTTCTTCGAGGTGGTCGACGGCGCTGCGATCAGCGAACCGCCCAGGGTCCAATTTTGA
- a CDS encoding DNA glycosylase AlkZ-like family protein, whose translation MQPHRLTREDARRVAIGAQLLSAARPAGIVETVYGLTVVNIEPTAAIMPSADHILWSRLGWPYASADLQRAFEVERDLFEWGGFYRVMSDLPLLRHEMSARPAYAEAREWLAANARFRRDVRDRLRAEGPLHAAEVPDTAQVPWRSTGWTNNRNASQMLEILVTTGEVAVSARDAKGRLFDLAERVYPDDLPDVSAQDAARERSERRLAAFGIARPKGIRQPFEPVDVGTVGETAVVEGVEGEWRVDASALGLLDSFAPRTALVSPFDRLVFDRDRLRDLFGFEYLLEMYKPAAKRRWGYFALPILHGDRFVGKLDAKADRKAGVLRVAAIHEDLPFGATVAADVDAEIRALAQWLGLEVTGLADG comes from the coding sequence ATGCAGCCGCACCGGCTGACGCGCGAGGACGCGCGACGCGTCGCCATCGGCGCCCAGCTTCTGAGCGCGGCGCGGCCGGCGGGCATCGTCGAGACCGTCTACGGCCTGACCGTGGTGAACATCGAGCCCACAGCGGCGATCATGCCCAGCGCCGACCACATCCTGTGGAGCCGGCTGGGCTGGCCCTACGCATCGGCTGATCTGCAGCGGGCGTTCGAGGTGGAGCGGGACCTGTTCGAGTGGGGCGGCTTCTACCGCGTGATGTCGGACCTGCCGCTGCTGCGCCACGAGATGTCCGCGCGGCCGGCGTACGCGGAGGCGCGCGAGTGGCTCGCGGCGAACGCACGCTTCCGGCGTGACGTGCGGGATCGCCTGCGCGCGGAGGGCCCGCTGCATGCCGCGGAGGTGCCGGACACCGCACAGGTGCCGTGGCGATCCACGGGCTGGACGAACAACCGCAACGCATCGCAGATGCTCGAGATCCTCGTCACCACCGGCGAGGTGGCCGTCTCGGCGCGCGACGCGAAGGGCCGGCTGTTCGACCTGGCCGAGCGGGTGTACCCGGACGACCTGCCCGACGTGTCTGCGCAGGACGCCGCGCGCGAGCGCTCCGAGCGTCGGCTGGCGGCGTTCGGCATCGCGCGTCCGAAAGGCATCCGCCAGCCATTCGAACCGGTCGACGTCGGCACGGTCGGCGAGACGGCTGTCGTGGAGGGGGTGGAAGGGGAGTGGCGGGTGGATGCCTCGGCCCTCGGGCTCCTCGACTCGTTCGCGCCACGCACCGCGCTCGTCTCCCCGTTCGACCGGCTCGTGTTCGATCGGGACCGGCTGCGGGACCTGTTCGGCTTCGAGTACCTGTTGGAGATGTACAAGCCCGCCGCGAAGCGCCGGTGGGGCTACTTCGCGCTGCCGATCCTGCACGGTGACCGGTTCGTCGGCAAACTGGATGCGAAGGCCGACCGGAAGGCGGGTGTGCTCCGCGTCGCCGCGATCCACGAGGATCTGCCGTTCGGCGCGACGGTCGCCGCCGACGTCGATGCGGAGATCCGTGCCCTCGCGCAGTGGCTGGGCCTCGAGGTGACCGGCCTCGCGGACGGTTGA
- a CDS encoding D-arabinono-1,4-lactone oxidase, translating to MTRPGGIWQNWGRSERIRPQRIEFPRTTDAVRRAVQAASRRGHRVKAVGAGHSFTGIAVAPGVLLDLTDLTGLVSADTERGRVTLRAGTRLHQVPKLLAPYGLAMPNLGDIDAQSIAGAISTGTHGTGSEYGGIATQVVGVTLVTADGELLVVDDDRNSELLPAVALGLGALGILVEVTLQCVPAFVLHALERPEDLGEVLDSLDARVRASDHFEFYWFPHTDRAMTKTNTRLPESAVRAPLPALGKWVDDIVVGNGLHQVACSLARTVPATIPFLNRTSVRMWGDREFTDLSTRVFTTERSVRFREMEYALPADEVRSAFDALRALVHERGWRISFPVEVRFAAADDIWMSTAHGRASGYIALHRYWREDPTEYFEAAEQILLAHGGRPHWGKMHTLDAGALRDRYPRFDDFIALRDRLDPDRMFSNRYLTRVLGE from the coding sequence GTGACCCGGCCGGGTGGCATCTGGCAGAACTGGGGGCGGTCCGAGCGGATCCGGCCGCAGCGGATCGAATTCCCGCGGACGACGGATGCCGTGCGGCGGGCGGTGCAGGCGGCCTCGCGCCGCGGACATCGGGTCAAAGCGGTCGGTGCCGGGCACAGCTTCACCGGGATCGCTGTGGCGCCAGGGGTGCTGCTGGATCTCACAGACCTGACCGGACTGGTCTCGGCCGATACGGAGCGCGGTCGCGTCACGCTGCGGGCGGGCACCCGCCTGCACCAGGTTCCGAAGCTTCTCGCGCCGTACGGGCTGGCCATGCCGAACCTCGGCGACATCGACGCCCAGTCGATCGCGGGCGCGATCTCGACAGGCACGCACGGCACGGGCAGCGAATACGGCGGCATCGCCACGCAGGTGGTCGGCGTGACACTGGTCACCGCCGACGGCGAACTGCTCGTGGTCGATGACGATCGCAACAGCGAGCTGCTGCCCGCGGTCGCGCTCGGCCTCGGGGCGCTCGGCATCCTGGTCGAGGTCACCCTGCAGTGCGTCCCGGCATTCGTCCTGCACGCCCTGGAACGCCCCGAGGACCTGGGTGAAGTGCTGGATTCGCTGGATGCCCGGGTTCGGGCATCCGATCATTTCGAGTTCTACTGGTTCCCGCACACCGACCGTGCCATGACCAAGACCAACACGCGCCTGCCGGAGAGCGCGGTGCGCGCTCCGCTGCCGGCTCTGGGCAAGTGGGTCGATGACATCGTGGTCGGCAACGGTCTGCATCAGGTGGCGTGCAGCCTCGCCCGCACGGTGCCGGCGACGATCCCGTTCCTGAACCGGACCTCGGTGCGCATGTGGGGCGATCGCGAGTTCACCGATCTGTCGACCCGCGTATTCACGACCGAGCGCTCGGTGAGGTTCCGGGAGATGGAGTACGCCCTTCCAGCCGATGAGGTGCGCTCTGCCTTCGACGCGCTGCGGGCGCTCGTGCACGAGCGGGGCTGGCGCATCTCGTTCCCGGTCGAGGTGCGCTTCGCTGCGGCCGACGACATCTGGATGTCCACGGCCCACGGTCGCGCATCCGGGTACATCGCCCTGCACCGCTACTGGCGCGAGGACCCCACCGAGTACTTCGAGGCCGCGGAGCAGATCCTGCTCGCGCACGGCGGCCGGCCGCACTGGGGGAAGATGCACACGCTCGATGCCGGCGCGCTGCGGGACCGCTACCCGCGGTTCGATGATTTCATCGCGCTGCGGGATCGGCTGGATCCGGATCGTATGTTCTCGAATCGATATCTGACGCGCGTCCTCGGTGAGTAA
- a CDS encoding M48 family metallopeptidase, with amino-acid sequence MYSAIARNKRNTWFILTAFLALLAAIGLLAGWLAGNNWWITAFILVFAAGYATFQYFFADREAIAMSGAVAVTRADAPRYYRIVENLCIATGTPMPTLYVVEDEAPNAFAMGRTPDKASITVTTGLFELMTDRELEGVLGHELGHIRNYDIRVSLIVFGLVVAVGILADIMMRFAFFGGGRRGGGNNQAQLFLLLFGIVAAIVAPLLAGAVQAAISRQREYLADATSAMTTRDPDGLASALGKLAEYGRPLQRANTSMAHLWIADPLKPNALARLFATHPPLPERIERLHEMGGTF; translated from the coding sequence GTGTACTCGGCGATCGCACGCAACAAGCGCAACACCTGGTTCATCCTGACGGCGTTCCTCGCCCTGCTCGCGGCGATCGGGCTGCTGGCGGGATGGCTCGCCGGCAACAACTGGTGGATCACCGCCTTCATCCTGGTCTTCGCGGCCGGGTACGCGACGTTCCAGTACTTCTTCGCCGACCGCGAGGCGATCGCGATGTCCGGTGCAGTCGCGGTGACGCGGGCTGACGCCCCCAGGTACTACCGGATCGTGGAGAATCTGTGCATCGCCACCGGCACGCCGATGCCCACCCTGTACGTCGTCGAGGACGAAGCGCCCAACGCCTTCGCGATGGGGCGCACCCCCGACAAGGCCTCGATCACCGTCACGACCGGACTGTTCGAGCTGATGACCGACCGCGAGCTCGAAGGGGTCCTCGGCCACGAGCTCGGCCATATCCGCAACTACGACATCCGCGTCTCGCTCATCGTCTTCGGACTCGTCGTGGCGGTGGGCATCCTCGCCGACATCATGATGCGCTTCGCGTTCTTCGGCGGCGGACGCCGCGGCGGCGGCAACAACCAGGCGCAGCTGTTCCTGCTGTTGTTCGGGATCGTCGCCGCGATCGTTGCGCCGCTGCTGGCCGGCGCGGTCCAAGCGGCGATCTCGCGTCAGCGCGAGTACCTCGCCGACGCCACGAGCGCGATGACGACCCGCGATCCGGACGGGCTCGCATCGGCCCTCGGCAAACTCGCCGAATACGGGCGACCACTGCAGCGTGCGAACACCTCGATGGCGCATCTGTGGATCGCCGACCCGCTGAAGCCCAACGCGCTGGCGCGCCTGTTCGCAACCCATCCGCCGCTGCCGGAGCGGATCGAGCGACTGCACGAGATGGGTGGCACGTTCTGA